The Candidatus Methylomirabilis lanthanidiphila genome includes a window with the following:
- a CDS encoding Ureidoglycolate lyase, which produces MRIVRFVAGKQTRYGVVEDSVVREIEGDIFGKFIVTDRSHSLKRIRFLTPTEPSKIVGVGLNYRDHAEEMRLEAPDEPIIFLKPSSASLPHRGRIIHPKSCRRLDYEAELGIVVKRTARAVPVEKAHRYILGYVCVNDVTARDLQRKDGQWTRAKSFDTFAPFGPWVETDLNLSDALIRALLNGVIRQESNINNLIFEVPHLIHFVSSVMTLYPGDVITTGTPSGIGPMRPGDTIEIEVEGIGRLSNTVVAES; this is translated from the coding sequence ATGCGTATTGTGCGATTTGTTGCCGGTAAGCAAACACGGTACGGTGTGGTCGAGGATTCCGTCGTCCGGGAGATCGAGGGCGATATCTTCGGGAAGTTCATCGTAACGGATCGGTCGCATTCGCTGAAGCGAATCAGGTTCCTTACGCCGACCGAACCCTCCAAGATTGTGGGGGTCGGCCTGAACTATCGCGACCATGCCGAGGAGATGAGGCTGGAAGCCCCGGACGAGCCGATTATCTTCCTGAAGCCGTCGAGCGCGTCGCTCCCTCATCGTGGCCGGATCATCCATCCGAAGTCATGCAGGCGGCTGGATTATGAGGCGGAGCTGGGGATCGTGGTGAAGCGGACCGCGAGGGCCGTACCGGTCGAGAAGGCGCATCGCTACATCCTGGGGTATGTCTGCGTGAACGATGTGACGGCCAGAGACCTGCAGCGCAAAGACGGACAGTGGACCCGCGCAAAATCGTTCGACACCTTTGCGCCGTTCGGCCCCTGGGTTGAGACGGATCTGAACCTCTCCGACGCGCTCATCCGGGCGCTCCTGAACGGTGTGATCCGACAGGAGTCAAATATCAATAACCTGATCTTTGAGGTGCCGCACCTGATCCATTTTGTCTCTTCGGTCATGACCCTCTATCCGGGAGATGTCATTACGACTGGTACCCCGTCGGGAATCGGTCCAATGCGGCCCGGCGATACGATCGAGATCGAGGTGGAGGGGATCGGCCGGCTGAGCAACACGGTTGTGGCTGAAAGCTGA
- a CDS encoding dihydrodipicolinate reductase: MIRAIVCGAAGRMGGRIIAMIREADDFALVGAVEQPNSASIGQDAGEVAGIGKLGVPVVGDLGAVVSEGQVVIDFTAPQAALSHLAVAAREKVPVVVGTTGFSAADLSRIREHGSAVPCVLSPNMSIGVNLVFKVLAEVAAVLGEGYDIEIVETHHRLKKDAPSGTALKMAQVIAETLGRDLDRVGVYGRKGMVGARGKEEIAIHALRAGDVVGDHTVIFDGMGERIEVTHRAHSRDNFARGALRAARWVLGRPPGLYDMQDVLGLRERS; encoded by the coding sequence ATGATACGCGCGATTGTCTGTGGTGCCGCTGGACGGATGGGCGGGCGAATCATCGCCATGATCCGTGAGGCAGACGATTTTGCCTTGGTTGGGGCCGTCGAACAGCCGAACAGTGCAAGTATCGGACAGGATGCCGGTGAGGTGGCGGGGATCGGGAAGTTGGGCGTTCCGGTTGTCGGCGATCTGGGTGCGGTGGTGAGTGAAGGGCAGGTGGTGATCGACTTCACTGCCCCGCAAGCCGCCTTAAGTCATCTGGCCGTCGCCGCCCGGGAGAAGGTACCCGTCGTAGTTGGGACGACGGGGTTCAGCGCCGCCGATCTGAGCAGGATCAGGGAACACGGCTCGGCTGTGCCGTGCGTGCTCTCGCCCAATATGAGCATCGGGGTTAATCTCGTCTTCAAGGTCCTCGCTGAGGTGGCCGCGGTTCTGGGGGAAGGGTACGACATCGAGATCGTTGAGACCCACCACCGGCTCAAAAAGGACGCCCCGAGCGGAACTGCGTTGAAAATGGCGCAGGTCATCGCCGAGACGCTGGGTCGTGATCTGGACAGGGTGGGGGTCTATGGTCGAAAGGGCATGGTCGGCGCGCGAGGCAAAGAGGAGATCGCAATCCATGCGCTACGTGCCGGAGATGTGGTCGGGGACCATACCGTAATCTTCGACGGCATGGGGGAGCGGATCGAGGTTACGCACCGGGCCCACAGTCGGGATAATTTTGCGCGCGGCGCACTGCGCGCCGCGCGGTGGGTCCTCGGTCGCCCGCCCGGCTTGTACGATATGCAGGATGTTCTGGGATTACGAGAGCGTTCGTAG
- a CDS encoding dihydrodipicolinate synthase, translating into MKRIFQGSMVALVTPFKGGRVDEPTLRELVEFHINNGTDVLVPCGTTGESPTLSHDEHRRVIELTIEAVNRRIAVVAGTGSNSTAEAIDLTRYAKQAGADGALLVLPYYNKPTQAGLVAHCRAVADAAELPLILYNIPGRTGINMLPETLAALADHLYIVGMKEATGNLEQMTQDIVLCGDRLSFLSGDDTLTLPLLAVGGRGVISVVANIVPRDVADLTRAFLSGDWKRAREIHLKLFPLCQAMFYETNPIPVKTAMAILGMVSGELRLPLCPMSEPNLNRLKAAMRAYGLLS; encoded by the coding sequence ATGAAGAGAATATTCCAGGGTTCGATGGTGGCGTTGGTGACCCCCTTCAAGGGCGGACGGGTCGACGAACCAACCCTCCGTGAGTTGGTGGAGTTTCACATCAACAACGGCACCGATGTCCTGGTTCCGTGCGGGACGACCGGAGAGTCCCCGACGCTCAGTCATGACGAACACCGGCGGGTGATCGAGCTGACGATTGAGGCGGTCAATCGGCGCATTGCGGTCGTCGCCGGAACCGGCTCGAACAGCACGGCGGAGGCGATTGACCTAACCCGCTATGCCAAGCAGGCGGGAGCGGATGGCGCGCTCCTGGTGCTCCCCTACTACAACAAGCCGACACAGGCGGGGCTTGTCGCGCATTGCCGCGCTGTTGCTGATGCGGCCGAGCTGCCGCTGATTCTTTACAATATTCCGGGGCGGACGGGGATCAACATGCTGCCGGAGACACTGGCGGCGCTGGCAGACCATCTATACATCGTCGGCATGAAGGAGGCGACCGGTAACCTGGAGCAGATGACCCAGGACATCGTCCTGTGCGGAGACCGGCTTTCGTTTCTGTCTGGGGACGATACCCTGACGCTGCCGCTCCTGGCGGTGGGGGGGCGAGGCGTCATTTCGGTAGTTGCCAACATCGTACCGCGCGATGTGGCCGACCTGACCCGCGCATTCCTCAGCGGCGACTGGAAGCGCGCCAGGGAGATCCACCTTAAGCTGTTCCCGCTCTGCCAGGCGATGTTTTACGAGACCAACCCGATTCCGGTCAAAACCGCCATGGCAATATTGGGAATGGTGAGCGGTGAGCTTCGTCTGCCGCTCTGCCCGATGAGCGAGCCCAACCTGAACCGGCTCAAGGCTGCCATGCGGGCCTACGGTCTGCTCTCGTGA
- a CDS encoding diaminopimelate epimerase, with translation MDKLSFVKMSGSGNDFIMIDNRGGRLDIEPRTLAERLCRRRISVGADGLILVEPSATADFRMRILNADGSEAEMCGNGGRCVARFAEMLGIAGSDMTFETLAGLIRAQVDGSRVKLQTSQPRDIRLHRSIEADGDLREIHSINTGVPHAVLLCEDLEAVAVRTLGRTIRFHPAFQPAGTNVDFVTVLNGHTLTIRTYERGVEDETLACGTGTIASALVAAALGLVSSPVQVRVRSGEILTVSFTGNGPDYQEVFFEGQVRLVYQGELMADALLD, from the coding sequence ATGGACAAGCTGAGCTTTGTGAAGATGAGCGGGAGCGGGAACGATTTCATCATGATCGACAACCGCGGTGGTCGGCTCGATATCGAGCCGAGAACGCTGGCCGAGCGGCTCTGCCGGCGGCGGATCTCGGTAGGAGCGGATGGGTTGATCCTGGTGGAGCCTTCCGCGACGGCGGACTTCCGGATGCGTATCTTGAACGCCGACGGCAGCGAGGCGGAGATGTGCGGCAATGGCGGCCGTTGCGTGGCCAGGTTTGCCGAGATGCTGGGAATTGCCGGATCTGACATGACCTTTGAAACGCTGGCCGGACTCATTCGAGCCCAGGTAGATGGTTCCAGGGTCAAACTTCAGACCAGTCAGCCGCGAGATATCCGCCTTCACCGGTCGATTGAGGCGGATGGCGATCTGCGGGAGATCCACAGCATCAATACGGGCGTCCCGCATGCTGTCCTCTTGTGTGAGGACCTGGAGGCGGTCGCAGTCCGGACTCTGGGACGCACCATTAGGTTTCATCCGGCGTTTCAACCGGCGGGAACCAATGTCGATTTTGTCACAGTCCTTAACGGGCATACGCTGACTATCAGGACCTATGAACGCGGCGTCGAGGATGAGACGCTGGCCTGTGGTACGGGAACGATCGCCTCGGCACTGGTCGCAGCCGCATTAGGACTCGTCTCTTCCCCCGTACAGGTGCGGGTGAGGAGTGGCGAGATACTCACGGTGTCGTTTACCGGGAACGGGCCTGACTATCAGGAGGTCTTTTTCGAGGGGCAGGTCCGGCTGGTCTATCAGGGTGAACTGATGGCGGACGCACTGTTGGACTAG
- a CDS encoding diaminopimelate decarboxylase, translating to MHHFQYRDDYLTCEELPIEQIAQAVGTPFYLYSHATLTHHFRTFDQAFADIPHLVCFAMKANSNGATLKLFADLGGGADVVSGGELYRALRAGIPPSRIVFAGVGKTRDEMEFALKSDILMFNVESPQELRLLNDVAGAMGTKARVALRINPDVDPKTHPYISTGLKKSKFGIDISLAMEEYRVARELRHVEVVGVHQHIGSQITEIAPFVDSLAKIAGLIAELREHGFAIKYLDVGGGLGITYKDEDPPVPRVFAEAMIAVIKDLGCTIVLEPGRVIVGNAGVLVTKVLYDKRTPAKHFIVVDAGMNDLVRPSLYGSFHSILPARREKGRETVVADVVGPVCESGDFLAKDRSMPLPEPGELLVVMSAGAYGHTMSSNYNSRPRPPEILVKGDRWFTIRERESYEDLIRNERLPEEL from the coding sequence ATCTGTATAGCCACGCGACGCTCACGCACCACTTCCGGACCTTTGACCAGGCGTTTGCCGACATCCCTCACCTGGTCTGTTTTGCGATGAAGGCCAACTCGAACGGCGCAACCTTGAAGCTCTTCGCCGACCTCGGAGGCGGAGCTGATGTCGTATCGGGCGGGGAGCTGTATCGCGCCTTGCGGGCCGGCATCCCGCCAAGCCGGATCGTCTTTGCTGGAGTGGGCAAGACCCGCGACGAGATGGAGTTTGCCCTGAAGTCCGATATCCTGATGTTTAACGTAGAGTCTCCACAGGAACTCCGCCTGTTGAACGACGTAGCCGGGGCCATGGGGACGAAGGCGAGGGTGGCGCTGCGGATCAACCCGGACGTCGATCCCAAAACACATCCGTATATTTCCACCGGGCTCAAGAAGAGCAAATTCGGTATCGACATCTCGTTGGCGATGGAGGAGTATCGGGTTGCCAGGGAACTGCGCCATGTCGAGGTTGTGGGTGTCCACCAGCATATCGGGTCCCAGATCACCGAGATCGCGCCCTTTGTGGACAGTCTGGCAAAGATAGCCGGACTGATTGCCGAACTGCGGGAGCATGGCTTCGCGATCAAATACCTGGATGTCGGCGGCGGGCTCGGGATCACGTACAAGGATGAGGATCCGCCTGTGCCACGGGTCTTCGCGGAAGCGATGATTGCGGTCATCAAGGATCTGGGCTGCACCATCGTCCTGGAGCCTGGGCGGGTGATTGTCGGGAATGCGGGAGTTCTGGTGACGAAGGTGCTCTACGACAAGCGTACTCCGGCCAAACATTTTATCGTGGTCGATGCCGGGATGAATGACCTGGTCCGCCCAAGTCTGTACGGCTCATTCCACTCCATCCTCCCTGCGCGACGCGAAAAAGGGCGGGAAACGGTGGTGGCCGATGTGGTGGGCCCCGTCTGCGAGTCGGGAGATTTTCTGGCCAAGGACCGGTCGATGCCGCTTCCTGAGCCGGGCGAACTGCTGGTCGTGATGAGCGCCGGCGCCTACGGTCACACGATGTCATCCAACTATAACAGCCGACCCAGGCCGCCGGAGATCCTGGTCAAGGGCGACCGCTGGTTTACGATCCGCGAGCGGGAGAGCTATGAGGATCTGATCCGTAATGAGCGGCTCCCAGAGGAGCTATAG